Proteins from a genomic interval of Zingiber officinale cultivar Zhangliang chromosome 2A, Zo_v1.1, whole genome shotgun sequence:
- the LOC122039840 gene encoding transcription factor MYB86-like, translated as MAMQGRHSGCYKQKLRKGLWSPEEDEKLFDHITKHGHGCWSSVAKLAGLQRCGKSCRLRWINYLRPDLKRGTFSEEEQRLIIELHELLGNRWSQIASRLPGRTDNEIKNFWNSCIKKKLRLRGEKPPDDELATPSMIENSNWFTGDSSNGGDTFSTPTANLPRDASFLPFRYSGTMELQSCAPWPALPPNEGAEIHTGGEPEDLKWSEYLDGTIRFMYGIDKGGEQQQLNLHVQKNFE; from the exons ATGGCCATGCAGGGGAGGCACTCTGGCTGCTACAAGCAGAAGCTGAGGAAAGGTCTGTGGTCGCCGGAGGAGGACGAGAAACTCTTCGACCACATCACCAAGCATGGCCATGGATGTTGGAGTTCAGTCGCCAAGTTAGCAG GTTTGCAGCGGTGCGGGAAGAGCTGCAGGTTGAGGTGGATAAACTACCTCAGGCCTGATCTCAAACGCGGCACCTTCTCTGAGGAGGAGCAGAGGCTCATAATCGAGCTCCATGAACTGCTAGGCAACAG GTGGTCTCAGATCGCCTCCAGGCTGCCCGGAAGAACAGACAACGAGATCAAGAACTTCTGGAACTCCTGCATCAAGAAGAAGCTGAGGCTCCGAGGGGAGAAGCCGCCCGACGACGAGCTAGCCACGCCGTCGATGATCGAGAATTCGAACTGGTTCACCGGCGACAGCAGCAACGGCGGCGACACTTTCAGTACTCCGACTGCAAATCTACCTCGAGATGCTTCCTTTCTGCCTTTCCGGTATTCGGGAACAATGGAGCTGCAGAGCTGTGCTCCATGGCCGGCGTTGCCGCCGAATGAAGGAGCTGAAATCCACACCGGAGGCGAGCCAGAGGACCTCAAGTGGTCGGAGTACCTCGACGGCACCATCAGATTCATGTACGGGATCGACAAAGGTGGGGAGCAGCAGCAGCTGAATCTCCATGTGCAGAAGAACTTCGAATAA